A window from Malania oleifera isolate guangnan ecotype guangnan chromosome 7, ASM2987363v1, whole genome shotgun sequence encodes these proteins:
- the LOC131160172 gene encoding NAC domain-containing protein 54 — MAPVSLPPGFRFHPTDEELVAYYLKRKINGRKIELEIIPEVDLYKCEPWDLPGKSLLPSKDLEWYFFSPRDRKYPNGSRTNRATKAGYWKATGKDRKVNSQTRAVGMKKTLVYYRGRAPHGTRTDWVMHEYRLDERECETPSGLQDAYALCRVFKKSIAIAPKIVGQYNVVGTSSHQMGSDHSSSMELYSEGRGEDLECSDYPAPFDRCSTNIVDGSPNMASGMGDGQWTQFLSDEAFSFAAPSTFPHTGSSSYLPSKVDVALECARMQHRFSVPPLQVEDIPQLGITNLRGPTLHGSANEADILQEILSVAQASQELINHSSTTNAIWEANYPQPNDFTFMVDDETLYNNQASRGSSSRFMDKYWDAQNTRSMEIGDLDEEFKNERMAENLRWIGMSNKDYERSFSEGPNTIVPIENVSNFQREENEVQVAGDQADHYSNFKKFNDSEIDNFTLGFANDDPNDSFLDNGDIDDFSSTPSFGVFEKTEVNHGMFVSTRQVSETFFHQIVPSKIVKVHLNPAMIANNCSIRKADGRTRPKSRSSFFSELRAFASDKLKGTTKSITPWRTIASAIQATVVLLLTYCIYFGEIVKRDEACYEIELSATWTDVKEREEREEGCSCRIMKRRKCGRVLQGDDVKERVWLGNYPSGNISCTFLNKIWLFLSIALTVCTVWVHHSIL; from the exons ATGGCTCCTGTTTCATTGCCTCCCGGTTTCAGGTTCCACCCCACCGACGAGGAACTTGTTGCGTACTACCTCAAACGAAAGATCAACGGCCGCAAGATCGAATTAGAGATCATACCGGAAGTCGATCTCTACAAGTGTGAGCCATGGGATTTACCCG GAAAATCATTGCTGCCAAGCAAAGACCTCGAATGGTACTTCTTTAGCCCACGAGATCGCAAATATCCCAACGGGTCAAGAACAAACCGCGCCACAAAAGCGGGATACTGGAAGGCAACAGGCAAGGATCGAAAGGTGAACTCACAAACACGCGCTGTGGGCATGAAGAAAACCCTAGTATATTACCGCGGGAGAGCACCGCATGGAACTCGAACCGACTGGGTTATGCATGAGTACAGGCTTGATGAGAGAGAATGTGAAACTCCTTCAGGATTGCAG GATGCATATGCACTGTGTCGCGTGTTCAAGAAAAGCATAGCTATCGCTCCAAAAATTGTAGGGCAATATAATGTAGTGGGCACTAGCAGTCATCAGATGGGCAGCGATCACTCGTCGAGCATGGAATTATACTCAGAAGGAAGAGGTGAAGACTTGGAGTGCTCAGACTATCCAGCACCATTTGATAGATGCTCAACCAACATAGTTGATGGATCCCCCAATATGGCCAGTGGAATGGGAGATGGACAATGGACGCAGTTCTTATCTGATGAGGCGTTTAGCTTTGCAGCTCCTTCAACATTTCCCCACACTGGAAGCTCTTCTTACCTTCCATCCAAG GTAGATGTAGCATTGGAGTGTGCTAGGATGCAGCATAGGTTCTCAGTTCCACCACTGCAGGTGGAGGACATCCCACAATTGGGCATCACCAATTTGAGAGGCCCCACACTCCATGGAAGCGCCAATGAAGCTGACATCTTGCAAGAAATTCTTTCGGTTGCTCAAGCTTCTCAGGAACTGATTAATCATTCCAGCACTACAAACGCAATATGGGAAGCAAATTATCCTCAACCCAATGATTTCACCTTCATGGTGGACGATGAAACACTCTACAACAATCAAGCTAGCCGTGGAAGTTCATCGAGATTTATGGACAAGTATTGGGATGCTCAGAATACCAGATCCATGGAAATAGGAGATCTGGATGAAGAGTTCAAGAATGAGAGAATGGCAGAGAACTTGAGATGGATTGGGATGTCAAACAAGGATTACGAAAGG AGCTTCTCGGAAGGCCCCAACACTATTGTTCCAATAGAAAACGTTTCAAATTTTCAGAGGGAGGAAAATGAGGTCCAAG TAGCAGGAGATCAAGCTGATCACTACAGTAACTTCAAGAAATTCAATGACAGTGAGATTGACAACTTCACACTTGGTTTTGCCAATGATGACCCCAATGATTCCTTCTTAGATAATGGTGACATCGATGACTTTTCGAGCACTCCGAGCTTTGGAGTCTTCGAGAAGACCGAAGTCAATCATGGAATGTTCGTCTCTACCCGCCAAGTCTCTGAGACATTCTTTCACCAAATAGTACCTTCAAAAATTGTCAAGGTACATCTGAACCCAGCCATGATAGCAAACAACTGCTCGATAAGAAAAGCCGATGGCAGAACAAGACCCAAAAGCAGAAGCTCCTTCTTCAGTGAGCTAAGGGCATTTGCAAGTGACAAGCTCAAGGGAACAACCAAATCCATAACTCCATGGAGGACCATAGCAAGTGCCATCCAAGCTACGGTTGTGCTTCTGTTGACATATTGCATTTACTTTGGAGAAATCGTGAAGAGAGATGAAGCATGTTATGAGATTGAGCTCTCCGCAACTTGGACAGATGTGAAggaaagagaagaaagagaggagggtTGCTCTTGCAGAATCATGAAGAGGAGAAAATGTGGAAGAGTACTTCAGGGGGATGATGTGAAAGAGAGGGTATGGCTAGGGAATTACCCAAGTGGGAACATTTCTTGTACGTTTTTGAACAAGATATGGCTTTTCCTCAGCATAGCTTTGACTGTTTGCACTGTCTGGGTACACCACAGCATTCTTTAA